ATTTTCCTCccagttttcttctaagaattttaggGTTTTGTATTTAAATCACTGGCttattttgtatatgatgtgaagCAGGGGTCCTATTTACTCctgcttactttcttttttttttccttcctaggaACCCTTGAAACCACAGAACTGCATATTTTTAACTTGACTTCTCTAACCAAGTCTGAAAACATTTTATCTGCCACACTGCATTTCTATATCGGAGAGCTAATAAATATCAGCCTGAGTTGTCCAGTGTCCCAAGGATGCTCACATCATGCTCAGAGGAAGCACATTCAGATTGACCTCTCTGCATGGGTCCTCAAATCCAACAGAAACCAAAGTCAACTCCTGGGTCATCTTTCAGTGGATGTAACCAAATCTCATCGAGACTTTGTGTCCTGGCTATCTAAAGACATCACTCAAGTTTTGAGGGAGgccaaggaaaatgaggagtttCTCATAGGATTTAACATTACTTCCAAAGGACAACAGCTGCCAAAGAAGATGATACCCTCTCCTGAGCCTTATATCTTGGTGTATGCCAATGATGCTGCCATTTCTGAGCCAGAGAGCGTGGTATCAAGCTTGCAAGGACATCGGAATTTCCCCACTGGAGCTGTGCCCAAACTGGATAGCCGTATCAGGGCTGCCCTTTCTATTGAACGAAGGAAGAAGCGCTCTGCTGGGGTCCTGCTGCCTCTGCAGAACAACGAGCTTCCTGGGGCAGAGTACCAGTATAAGGAGGACGGGGTATGGGAGGAGAGAAAACCTTACAAGACTCTTCAGACTCAGCCCCCTGAAAAGAgcaagaacaaaaagaaacagagaaagggacCTCACCAGAAGAGCCAGACGCTCCAGTTTGATGAACAGACCCTGAAGAAGGCAAGAAGAAAGCAATGGATTGAACCTCGCAACTGCGCCAGGCGGTACCTGAAAGTGGACTTTGCGGATATTGGCTGGAGCGAGTGGATTATCTCCCCCAAGTCCTTCGATGCCTATTACTGCTCCGGCGCGTGCCAGTTCCCCATGCCGAAGGTAGACGTTGTTCTTTGTCCTGGGCTTCCTCTTTCCACAGGGTAGAAAGACACGAGTTGagtgtgtgttttcatttacaGAGTCCATGTGGACCTTTATTTATTGCATTCTAAAGTGTAATTGGTTACATGCTTATGCTTGGCTTTTCTTTAATGGTTGTTAGAGTAATATGAAGTCAATATTGGTATGAAGAAGGTTATGAGGAAAAAATGTGCTTGTAAAACatattttcctctttgcttccaAACACTGTGCATATTTAGCTACATGGTCACATGCGTATTAACACCTGTCCACAACAAGAAAGCCCCAAATGGTAGAAGGCTGATCTTTGAGGGGTACTCAGGGAATGAGTGAATGTCATGAGAGCAAAGGGAAGGACTAATTGGATTGATACCATGATGCAGAACATTTTAATCGTCTCTTGTGAGATGACCCCATGGGGGTCAGAATTCAGATTAGACCAGGTAAACTTGCCTCAGGAAATCCACCAGATTCTTATTTCATTTGCTTCCctgaaaatagcagaaaaagaagtCATAATAGGATACAATGACTCTGTAGACTTCTAAGACTTATTTCAACCGCTCAGAGCTTACCGGTGTCTCTTCCAGAATCAATAGGGACTGAACCTTATCATATCAGAACTCAGGATCCTGACAAAATATATTCTCAGAAACCTCCACAGCTCAACCTCCATCTTGCATAGCAAGTCCAAGGGACTGGTATCTTTGGATTTAAAGTAAATAAGATATAGTGGCGCCCTCTGGTCTTCAGTTAAGTTTGTTGCTGCACTTACATCCTTAGCTTGTAACAATTTGAATCTCTGTTATACAATGAAAAGGGGTGCTAGGAATAAAATTCAGGGGAAGAatagtgggttttttgttttggtttcttttctttctttctttctttttttcttttttttttttttttttttgcaaagcttGAAGTGAATCAACTCTGGCTGTGGTATGTTAATTGAGATAAAATCCCTTTGCCTCAAAAAGTGACCGACTTCCGCTGATAGATCTTTAAAGTAGCATGTTCGTGTTGCAGTCCTGTGGCCACTGGGATGCTTCGTGTAACACACACGTAAAGCAAAGGGCCAACTAAACAAGGCCAGGTCGGCCTCAGGTCAGGAACTTGATTGAAATCCCATTTTATAGTCAGAATGTCTCAGAAGGACACGCTTTCTAAATTTTCTCGACCTTGTGGATTCCATGTTTTGTGAATCCAAACACAAAGTAAGGATTATATACATTTACAATGACATAAACAGCCTTACCTTGTCTAAATATTCATAAAGGAGTTTTACTGATCAATCAAAACTTGTTCAAACTGGGatagaatttaaaacacacaGCCAAGATGCCCAGAATAACAGGCGATGATGAATCTTTACAGTGTGGCTTGCTTTGTGGCGTTGAGAAGtagaaacagattaaaaatgggttaaaaacagattaaaaatctAAACCTGGGGTGACTGATTTTAAATGAGTCTCGGAGTCTTCCAAATCATTCCTCTCACTCTCACAAACTGATTTCTTCTAGGTAGCCTGGGGAAGgcacttttctcttccctcctgacTCCAGAGTTTAGGGCCCAGGGAGCCATGATAACGTGGAAATACTCAAGCCAGTTAGCTTTTCCACCTTCCCCTCGGGAGACCGAGACCTAGCCTGGTCTCCACCGCTCTCCCAGCttgcctctcccaccccctgtTGGCTTTGCTTTCTTTCACTCTTTAAAAGCCTCACTGTTGCTTCAGTTATCTTCATTGTGGTTCTCACTGACCTAaagaataatgatttaaaaacttGTGAGAGGTAAGTTAAGGATAGAAGAGATACGTTTAAGGAGAGAAGTGTTCATGTAACAGAATGATTAAATACTTTAATCACATCTGGGCTTCTTAACCTTAATGTGCCTGCAGTTTGCCTGGGGATCTTGTTTATCCACGGATTCTGATCCAGTGGCGCTGGGGGTAGAGCCTAAGATCCTGCGCATCTAACAGGCTCCTAGATGTTGCTGGTGCTGCTTGTCCACAAATTCAAATCCTTTTGGCTTAAAACTTCCATCCACCTCTTACCAGCGACTGCTTTTAGGGGGAAGTTACTCAAGCTTTCTATATGttcctttcctcatctctgaaacaggtacaaacagtaaacaaaaatataatagtATCTACCTAATAAAAAATGGTGGGAAAATGAGACCGTAGAGCACCTTACActtagtaggcactcagtaaattttTGCCATTGACATAATTCCTAATGGCCATTGCTGAGACTGAGGAGAACAGAAAATCGAATGTAGGGGGCTGAAGAAAGACCACACAAGAAAAGGGATCAAGAGGATAAAAGATGTAAGACaagaaaatgttttgtaaatgtttcttATCCCTCTTTAAAtatcacaaagcctaaaataggATTCTCCCTTCGGGTCCCGCAGTCTGTAAGTTCTTTGGAAAGTAACAGAGTCAGGAGAGCATCGGTTACAGCAGCTGAGCTCATGATAATATTTGTCAGAACTTGGAATGTCATCAGAACTCCAGGGAGACATAACACGGATGAGTGTGGAGGTTTCTCTCTGAGTTTGAGATTTCCTTTTGCCAAGTTGAGAGTGGAAGTTTGGCTGTGACATGGAGTTCCCAGTCTCTCATCACCTTGTGTGGATCTGCTTAATTTTTACAGCTTTCCAGTGGTTCCCTTGAAGCCTTCCAGGCATGGTGTCTTTCAAGTGTGCAGTCACCCACAGGATGGAAGCTGTGACATTAGGGGTAATTAATAAGCACCGTTGTTATCAGCACAGAGTCCAACATGGTAACCAGAGTAaactacttaaataaaaatatagtctgagcaacagagggaaaaaaggtcTCTGACCAGATCAATACAAACACATGTGGAATCAGTGAGGCGCCAAAGAACATTCAGACAGTAGATATACATTTTGCCCCAGAGAAATGTTCTCCCAGTCCAGATCCTCTGCTGGgcctccttccttctggcctcctgaGTGACAGCCTGCTCTCCAGAGCTGGGCTCTTCGTCTGCAAAAGTCGACAACCTGTCTGTAATTCAGAACAGCTGTGTTCTGCCTTTCCCAAATTCCAGGCTTTGCCCTTTCACTGATTCCAATTAGATAGTTTCTGGGCTATCACACCCATGTGGGCTGGACTGGAAGAGCATGGAGCAAAACCCCGAGTGGCCCGAGTTAGCAATGAAGGCTCTGAGCTGATGACATACTCTCTGCTGCTAATGCATTTGTAACCAAATCCAATGTGAGGACATCATCCGCAGCTTGGCAGGTGTGTGCCTGACCCCTGCAGGTTTCATTCACAGACACGGCAGCTTGGGTTTTTCTGATTTCAAGCCCATATAGCCGATCTGTCCTCCCCAGGAGAGACCCCTGGAATTCTGCCATGAGATGAAAAATACCCACACGGCTTTCGCCAAACCTTTGCCTCCCCTCACCACTGTaatagagatggaaaacagatttcatttattttattttatttttttattgaagtatggtcagattacaatgtgtcgatttctggtgtacagcatagtgtttccatcatacatatacatacctatattccttttcatattctttttcattataggttgctacaaggtattgaatatagttccctgtgctatacagtataaacttgttgtttatctattttatatatagtagttagtatctgcagatctcgaactcccagtttatcctttcccactctcttccccttTTGGTAATCAttagtttgtttactatgtttactatgtctgtttctgttctgtagacaAGTTCATCAgtgtattctttttccttttttaagattccacttatgagtgatatcatatggtatttttctttctttttctggcttatttcacttaaaatgacgatctccaggtccatccatgttgctgcaaatgggattattttattcttttctatggctgagtagtattccattgcataaatataccacatcttctttatccagtcatctgtcaatgggaaTTTAGATTGCTTCtttgtcttggctgttgtatatagtgctgctatgaacactggggttcatgtatcttttcaaattagagttctctctggatatatgcccaggagtgggactgctgtgtcacatggtaaatctatttttagttttttgagaaatctccatactgtctttcATAGTGGCTGCGCTGAACTaaattcccaccaacggtgtaggagggttcccttttctccacaccctttccagcatttatcatttatggacttttgaatggtagccattctgattggtgtgaggtgatacttcattgcagttttgacttgcatttctctgataatgagtaaTATTGAACATTGGAAAACAGATTTCAGATGAAAATGACTGAGCCATTGTTGTTGACAGAGGTCCAAGGGAACCAACGAGGATTAGAGGAATGAAGTTATTTTTGCATGGAATGGTGCAAAGGCTGGGAATAGCAAAGACACAGAAGTAGGAGGCAAAGAGGATAAACACTTTGAATGAAGCGTCCTATAGAAAGAAGAAATCCACAAATGAGTTCAAAATAAGACACCCTCAATTCATTTGCTGAGGTTTTCAATTCCAATCTTTAGTCATGAAGATGAACTCAGAAAATCCTACACTTGATATGCTGAGTtaactaagcaaaaaaaaaaaaagaacctaaatgGATGTCAACATCATGTTTCACCATCTTTAAAAAGACAGACTGGGGAGGGAAATAACACAGGTTTGCATTTGTCATCATTAGGTTTCTTAAGCTATGTAAAGAGAGTCCTGAGAAGTGTGAACtaaactcaaaaacaaacaaaacattagaCTAGCAAATGACCGCGTGGAGCTTTTGTACATGACATAACTATTCTGGGTCACAGCAGCTTGATCAGAGGATTCCACAGTggaaaaaagaggggggaaaCTCCCTAGAAAATTGAGAGGTTCCTGATAAGACCCACCAG
The nucleotide sequence above comes from Camelus dromedarius isolate mCamDro1 chromosome 1, mCamDro1.pat, whole genome shotgun sequence. Encoded proteins:
- the BMP3 gene encoding bone morphogenetic protein 3, with product MAGTRRLLCLWLGCLCVSLARGQTLKQHFPGIRKAVPGDRTAGGGADPLLQPHDKVSEHMLRLYDRYSGSDRAATARTPGSSELGSPPLRPQLLREGNTVRSFRAGAAGTLETTELHIFNLTSLTKSENILSATLHFYIGELINISLSCPVSQGCSHHAQRKHIQIDLSAWVLKSNRNQSQLLGHLSVDVTKSHRDFVSWLSKDITQVLREAKENEEFLIGFNITSKGQQLPKKMIPSPEPYILVYANDAAISEPESVVSSLQGHRNFPTGAVPKLDSRIRAALSIERRKKRSAGVLLPLQNNELPGAEYQYKEDGVWEERKPYKTLQTQPPEKSKNKKKQRKGPHQKSQTLQFDEQTLKKARRKQWIEPRNCARRYLKVDFADIGWSEWIISPKSFDAYYCSGACQFPMPKSLKPSNHATIQSIVRAVGVVPGIPEPCCVPEKMSSLSILFFDENKNVVLKVYPNMTVESCACR